The following proteins are encoded in a genomic region of Dokdonia donghaensis DSW-1:
- a CDS encoding N-acetylneuraminate synthase family protein — protein MSNYKAPYTIAEIGGNHKGDMEIAKEMIKVAAIFCKVDAVKFQKRHNIELLTKEQYEAPHPNPINSYGDTYGAHREFLEFDVNQHAELKAFCEELGITYATSVWDTTSAKEIAGLHPEFIKIPSACNNHYEMLGWLCENYNGEIHCSTGMTTRDEIEELVQFFEKHNRGKDLVLYNCTSGYPVPFPDVCLLDIKTLIEKYGDRVKHIGFSGHHLGIAVDVAAYTLGANIVERHYTLDRTWKGTDHSASLEPAGMRKLARDLRAVHQALDYKGTDILPIEQVQRDKLKYRKA, from the coding sequence ATGAGTAATTATAAAGCTCCTTACACCATTGCAGAGATAGGTGGTAACCACAAAGGTGATATGGAGATAGCAAAAGAAATGATCAAAGTAGCCGCTATCTTTTGTAAGGTAGATGCCGTAAAATTTCAGAAGCGACACAATATAGAACTGCTCACTAAGGAGCAGTATGAAGCCCCACACCCTAACCCTATAAACTCATATGGAGATACGTATGGAGCACACAGAGAGTTTTTAGAATTTGATGTAAATCAGCACGCAGAGCTTAAGGCTTTTTGTGAAGAATTAGGTATTACCTATGCAACTTCGGTCTGGGATACAACGAGTGCAAAAGAAATAGCTGGACTTCATCCAGAGTTTATAAAAATACCTAGTGCTTGTAATAATCATTACGAAATGCTAGGCTGGTTATGTGAAAATTACAACGGAGAGATACATTGCTCTACAGGGATGACTACTAGAGATGAGATCGAGGAGTTAGTACAGTTTTTTGAAAAGCATAACAGAGGGAAAGACTTAGTACTTTATAACTGTACATCTGGATATCCAGTACCCTTTCCAGATGTTTGTTTGCTGGATATTAAAACGCTCATCGAGAAGTATGGCGATCGTGTAAAGCACATCGGGTTTTCTGGACACCATCTGGGTATTGCTGTAGATGTTGCTGCTTACACCCTAGGGGCAAATATAGTAGAGCGTCATTATACATTAGACCGTACTTGGAAGGGTACAGATCACAGTGCATCACTGGAACCGGCAGGTATGCGCAAACTCGCGAGAGACTTAAGAGCAGTACATCAAGCACTAGACTATAAAGGGACAGATATCTTGCCCATTGAGCAAGTACAACGTGATAAGCTTAAGTATCGTAAAGCATAA
- a CDS encoding glycosyltransferase family 4 protein, whose translation MHIAYITPEYPHPELGNSGGMGTSIKNLVTALCKMGHKISLFVYDQHKTDTFIEDGVTFHLIAKKHYKIGGFYFYRKHIEQYIDKHSSDVDIIEAPDWTGITAFMSLKKPLVIRFHGSDTYFCHIEGRPQKWKNAFFEKRAVRKAKAFIAPTQFAGKKSIQLFKQPLSKLKIIHYGLELDKFNNNSPEEFISKRLLNIGTLIRKKGVFQLIEMFNKIIIAHPTAKLHFIGADSYDVQTGSASTWQLMQEIMSPAAIEAITYLGKVPYGQVKEEIQKAHICVFPSLAETLGMVTIESMALQKVVINTSIGWAQDLIEHGKDGFMHHPDDIDAYVNTVTTVFENDALRKRIIKAARETIEEQFDINYVAQSNVSFYNSLI comes from the coding sequence ATGCACATTGCTTACATCACACCAGAGTATCCCCATCCAGAATTAGGCAATTCTGGCGGTATGGGCACGAGTATAAAAAATCTCGTGACTGCTCTTTGTAAAATGGGTCATAAAATCAGCTTATTTGTTTATGATCAACATAAAACGGACACTTTTATTGAAGATGGGGTGACTTTTCATTTGATAGCCAAAAAGCATTATAAGATAGGAGGGTTCTACTTTTATAGAAAGCATATAGAGCAGTATATAGATAAGCATAGTAGTGATGTCGATATTATCGAGGCACCAGATTGGACAGGAATCACCGCCTTTATGAGCTTAAAAAAGCCACTTGTAATACGTTTTCACGGAAGTGATACCTACTTCTGTCATATTGAGGGACGACCACAAAAATGGAAAAATGCTTTCTTTGAAAAACGAGCAGTAAGAAAAGCAAAAGCATTTATTGCACCTACACAATTTGCGGGTAAAAAAAGTATACAGCTCTTCAAACAGCCGTTATCAAAACTTAAAATTATCCATTATGGATTGGAGTTAGATAAATTCAATAATAATTCTCCAGAAGAATTTATATCTAAACGTTTACTTAATATCGGGACACTTATTAGAAAGAAAGGAGTGTTTCAATTGATAGAGATGTTTAATAAAATTATAATTGCGCATCCTACTGCAAAACTTCATTTTATAGGGGCAGATAGTTATGATGTACAAACCGGTAGTGCTTCTACTTGGCAATTAATGCAAGAGATAATGAGCCCTGCAGCTATAGAGGCCATTACTTATTTAGGTAAAGTACCTTATGGCCAAGTTAAAGAGGAGATACAAAAAGCACATATATGCGTGTTTCCTTCTCTTGCAGAAACACTTGGTATGGTTACTATTGAATCTATGGCTTTACAAAAGGTAGTAATTAATACTAGTATAGGTTGGGCACAAGACCTTATAGAACACGGTAAGGATGGTTTTATGCATCATCCAGATGATATTGATGCTTACGTTAACACAGTAACAACAGTGTTTGAAAATGATGCTCTCAGGAAGAGAATTATAAAAGCAGCAAGAGAAACTATAGAAGAACAATTTGATATTAATTACGTTGCTCAGAGCAACGTTTCATTTTATAATTCATTGATCTAA
- a CDS encoding acyltransferase family protein → MQNHLSSRRVNNFDFLRFLFAVFVIITHSYALSGLESQQDLLQHITNNQASFSSIGLSGFFVISGYFIFKSFERSSHFYEYLKKRVLRVFPALLVVLLLSLLFVGSIYEGKTPLLLNSSFWTYLPNNLSLYGFQGVISGVFEENSYHSINGSLWTIQYEFSLYLAIALLFFIKGRPIFITIVISFIVLVMLSMYHLWIDTFGGVKILGMQGLHILNLGSFFVVGSLLAILDFTKWNSKMLVSLLFIIILVFFKIGLYNQVKHILFPPFIVGLGFLPVKHISNFSKFGDPSYGIYIYAFPVQQLLIYLYRPIIEIFIILSISISILFGYLSWHLIEKRAMLYKQRRS, encoded by the coding sequence TTGCAAAACCATCTTAGCTCTCGCCGAGTAAATAATTTTGATTTTTTACGATTTCTGTTTGCGGTATTTGTGATTATTACACATTCATATGCATTGTCGGGTTTAGAAAGTCAACAAGATTTATTACAGCATATTACTAATAATCAAGCTAGTTTTTCTAGTATAGGTTTGAGTGGTTTTTTTGTAATAAGTGGGTATTTTATCTTTAAAAGTTTTGAACGAAGTAGTCACTTTTATGAGTATTTAAAAAAACGAGTTTTAAGAGTTTTTCCGGCTTTACTAGTAGTACTACTTTTATCACTTTTATTTGTAGGTTCGATATATGAAGGTAAAACACCACTATTATTAAATTCTAGCTTTTGGACATACCTTCCTAATAATTTATCACTATACGGCTTTCAGGGCGTCATTTCTGGAGTTTTTGAGGAGAATTCTTATCACTCTATAAATGGGTCACTATGGACCATACAGTATGAGTTTTCTTTGTACTTAGCCATAGCTCTCCTGTTTTTTATAAAAGGTAGGCCTATTTTTATAACAATAGTCATTAGTTTCATAGTATTGGTAATGTTAAGTATGTATCACTTATGGATTGATACATTTGGAGGTGTTAAGATTTTAGGTATGCAAGGTTTGCATATATTAAACCTTGGAAGTTTTTTTGTGGTAGGATCTTTACTTGCAATATTAGACTTTACAAAATGGAATAGTAAAATGCTTGTTAGTTTACTGTTTATTATAATATTAGTTTTCTTTAAGATAGGCTTATATAATCAAGTAAAGCACATCTTATTTCCTCCCTTTATTGTTGGTTTAGGTTTTCTTCCAGTTAAGCACATCTCCAATTTTTCAAAATTTGGAGATCCTTCTTATGGGATTTATATCTATGCATTTCCAGTACAACAATTACTAATCTATTTATATAGACCTATTATAGAGATTTTTATTATTCTTTCAATATCTATATCAATTTTGTTTGGTTATTTATCTTGGCATCTTATAGAAAAGAGAGCTATGTTGTACAAACAGAGAAGAAGTTAA
- a CDS encoding glycosyltransferase family 4 protein produces the protein MINQVKILIIGPIADFGGREVEAKILANSFVKFYMVNFLSTIHMTEKSYALLNHKNFTWSNVSRKIYQEHLLIRLSSKLTKFLNGRVDAPITFMGNKVTHQLYDFNKLYLQTIQSAISENDVIVFCGDFQSKWLKEIVDYSFTHKKKFLFRTTGTIYAITDELKSIFKNDYRILIHSKLNGLATDKIWTNNKTIIDQTTLNEGQLLKIPLDYGKNITYGYLGRFGKEKGILELLQITDSLRIPIIFAGDGPFKSEVIEFCSKRTERAFIGKLKSEEITTFFSKIDVLIIPSLEEAGPLVGIEAMAAGKIIISTKVGATQERLEDTDNQFWFDINDPQSLLDTIKFVESLSQDELVRVKRQVRERYLAKYSNTEVASQYISIVKELLN, from the coding sequence ATGATAAACCAAGTTAAAATTCTTATAATTGGTCCAATAGCTGATTTTGGAGGTAGAGAGGTTGAAGCAAAAATTTTAGCAAATAGTTTTGTTAAATTTTATATGGTAAACTTTCTTTCCACTATTCACATGACAGAAAAGTCATATGCATTATTAAATCATAAAAATTTTACTTGGAGTAACGTATCAAGAAAAATATATCAAGAGCATTTATTGATAAGGTTATCGAGTAAGCTTACTAAATTTTTGAATGGTAGAGTTGATGCTCCCATTACTTTTATGGGAAATAAAGTTACGCATCAATTATATGATTTTAATAAGCTTTATTTGCAGACAATTCAGAGTGCTATCTCAGAAAATGATGTTATTGTTTTCTGTGGAGATTTTCAATCAAAATGGTTAAAAGAAATAGTTGACTATTCATTTACGCACAAAAAAAAGTTTCTTTTTAGAACAACTGGGACAATTTATGCAATAACCGATGAGTTGAAGTCTATCTTTAAAAATGATTATAGAATTTTAATACATTCTAAGCTCAATGGTCTTGCTACGGATAAAATATGGACAAACAATAAAACAATTATTGATCAAACTACTTTAAATGAAGGGCAACTATTAAAAATTCCATTAGATTACGGTAAAAATATAACTTACGGTTATCTAGGTCGTTTTGGCAAGGAAAAAGGAATTTTAGAATTATTGCAAATAACAGATTCATTAAGAATACCTATCATTTTTGCTGGTGATGGCCCGTTTAAAAGTGAGGTTATTGAATTTTGTTCAAAGCGAACAGAACGCGCTTTCATAGGTAAATTAAAAAGTGAAGAGATAACAACATTTTTTTCTAAAATAGATGTCTTAATTATTCCATCGTTAGAGGAGGCTGGTCCTTTAGTAGGTATAGAGGCAATGGCAGCCGGTAAAATAATCATCTCTACTAAAGTAGGAGCAACCCAAGAACGTCTAGAGGATACAGATAATCAATTTTGGTTTGATATAAATGACCCTCAATCGCTTTTAGATACAATTAAGTTTGTTGAGTCCTTATCCCAAGACGAACTAGTTAGAGTTAAAAGACAAGTAAGAGAACGTTATCTTGCAAAGTATAGTAATACAGAAGTTGCTTCTCAATACATTAGCATTGTTAAAGAATTGCTTAATTGA
- a CDS encoding glycosyltransferase family 4 protein, with the protein MKILTVAIPNHHFFQWVNQLEEAGYEVYWFDITDSGPSSQKIPWVTQIKGWRLRYDFPLRSRVKKYFPKTYKYIQKLNENAVDIAFAKALKTINPDIIHCFEMQLSGLPIYSIIKDINVPLIYSSWGSDLYSYESLGMSNSEVNNFLGRVGFLVTDCNRDKEIARQNGFKGHFLGVFPGNGGLSIKEQSSIATSSRKNIIIKGYDDGVGQALVVLKALEIVPYDVLKTFKIIIYSADKIVEKYVNNATFFKNLEVRLYPRYRFIDNEELLIMMGESAIHIASSLSDGMPNALLEAMAMGAFPIQSNPGGATQEVITDGENGFLIKNPLDTIEIAHHIEAALVNEGLRTRAQKMNTTFIQDHYSRSTLQPQIIALYKEVYYKQLS; encoded by the coding sequence TTGAAAATTCTAACCGTAGCCATACCGAATCATCACTTTTTTCAATGGGTAAACCAGCTGGAAGAAGCTGGTTATGAAGTCTATTGGTTTGATATTACAGACAGTGGTCCGTCATCTCAAAAAATCCCTTGGGTAACTCAAATAAAGGGATGGAGACTTCGATACGATTTTCCTCTACGATCACGTGTAAAAAAGTATTTTCCTAAGACGTATAAGTATATTCAAAAACTTAATGAAAATGCAGTAGATATTGCTTTCGCGAAAGCGCTAAAAACTATAAATCCCGATATAATACATTGCTTTGAGATGCAACTTTCAGGCCTACCTATTTACTCAATAATAAAAGACATAAACGTACCACTCATTTACTCGTCGTGGGGGAGTGACCTTTATAGTTATGAGAGCCTCGGTATGAGCAACAGTGAGGTAAATAATTTTTTAGGCAGAGTAGGTTTTTTAGTGACAGATTGTAATAGAGATAAAGAAATCGCTCGTCAAAATGGTTTTAAGGGACATTTTTTAGGTGTTTTCCCTGGTAATGGAGGATTATCAATAAAGGAACAATCAAGCATAGCTACTTCAAGTAGAAAAAACATCATTATAAAAGGATATGATGATGGCGTAGGGCAAGCTCTTGTTGTTTTAAAAGCACTAGAGATTGTACCCTACGATGTATTAAAGACCTTCAAAATAATAATTTATAGCGCAGATAAAATTGTTGAAAAGTATGTAAATAACGCTACTTTTTTTAAAAATCTAGAGGTACGTTTATATCCTCGTTATCGTTTTATAGATAATGAAGAATTACTCATAATGATGGGAGAGAGTGCTATACATATAGCTAGCAGTCTTTCAGACGGGATGCCTAATGCGCTCTTAGAAGCTATGGCTATGGGGGCTTTTCCCATACAATCTAATCCAGGGGGAGCGACCCAAGAAGTAATAACAGATGGTGAGAATGGCTTTCTTATTAAAAACCCACTAGATACCATAGAGATTGCCCATCATATAGAGGCAGCGCTAGTTAATGAAGGTTTAAGAACCAGAGCACAAAAAATGAATACTACATTTATACAGGATCACTATAGTAGAAGTACCTTACAACCCCAGATTATAGCATTATACAAAGAGGTGTATTATAAGCAACTTTCATAA
- a CDS encoding glycosyltransferase family 2 protein has protein sequence MDISFLIVTRNRPKALRVTLDKLADIIDLASQEVWVHIDGCEKTSPLINEYKWVQWSKSEKSQSASPARNILYKKASGTIFIGLDDDAHPISPNFIEEVLVRFRENKHLGILAFQEVRGIYSADVDALAVKRSGKAYVTNDFVGCGFAVSKKAYNATNGFPLWMDIYGEESAVAIEVLDAGYEIIYDYNLIVNHRVDVEKRKSMGRNYFRFEHQLKNVISFYLVYYPKPALKIAKTLFHNFRKYAIKDTTYFMSFMKVCGRTCIDFRKILKYRSPVNQQTISHKDKLAPLKY, from the coding sequence ATGGATATTTCATTTTTAATTGTAACCAGAAACAGACCAAAAGCTCTTAGAGTTACACTTGATAAGCTGGCAGATATTATAGATCTAGCTAGCCAGGAGGTGTGGGTACATATAGACGGCTGCGAGAAAACATCGCCACTAATTAATGAGTATAAATGGGTGCAATGGAGCAAAAGCGAGAAGAGCCAGAGCGCCTCACCCGCTCGTAACATATTATATAAAAAAGCCAGTGGAACCATTTTTATAGGGCTTGATGACGACGCGCACCCCATAAGCCCAAATTTTATAGAAGAGGTTTTAGTGCGCTTTCGCGAAAACAAGCATCTCGGTATTCTTGCCTTTCAAGAAGTCCGTGGTATATATAGTGCAGATGTAGATGCCCTTGCAGTAAAACGCAGCGGAAAAGCCTATGTTACAAATGATTTTGTAGGTTGTGGATTTGCAGTAAGTAAAAAAGCATACAATGCTACAAATGGTTTTCCGCTATGGATGGATATTTACGGAGAAGAGTCTGCCGTAGCCATAGAAGTACTAGATGCCGGTTATGAAATTATTTATGATTATAACCTTATTGTAAATCATAGAGTAGATGTTGAAAAACGTAAGTCTATGGGGAGAAATTACTTTAGATTTGAACATCAGTTAAAGAATGTCATAAGTTTTTACCTAGTATACTACCCAAAACCAGCGTTAAAAATAGCAAAAACGCTTTTTCATAATTTTAGAAAATATGCAATAAAGGACACAACTTATTTTATGTCTTTTATGAAAGTATGTGGGCGTACTTGTATAGATTTTAGAAAAATCTTAAAGTATAGATCGCCTGTAAACCAGCAAACTATCAGCCATAAAGATAAATTAGCACCTCTCAAGTATTAA
- a CDS encoding UDP-glycosyltransferase, with the protein MGKKVFILFPDGVGLRNFAFTKFKEVGEAQGFDITYWNNTIFSLEKELGYKEVVIENTRIHPKTPTLSHARKRVELALSRKREKDNVYPTYRFPLQWNGIKKAVKSAFVKYHETFSATPKGWQRIMNQMQAAERSTVRYKELKAQLEEHRPDIVFCTTQRATQAIAPILAAQDLGIKTACWIYSWDNLPKGMTTIETDYYFVWSELMKEQLLQYYPKTRAEQIFVTGTPQFEPHYDKDLLLSRKQFCLEHNLSEETRYICFSGDDQTTSPLDQYYLEDTAIAVRKLREEGEDVAIVYRKVPIDFSGRYDEVLAEYSDVITPIDPLWKPMGSQWNQVMPTKEDFALLVNNCHHCELVVNICSSMVFDFVVHDKPTIYPNYEQPQLKKGIRDIGQNYKYVHFRSMPDYDTSVTWAMNKEEIYDGIKGLLNGSLNPVPVTKKWFGIVNKPEQPEKASERIWEGVNQILG; encoded by the coding sequence ATGGGTAAAAAAGTTTTCATTCTTTTTCCAGATGGCGTAGGCCTACGCAACTTTGCTTTTACTAAGTTTAAAGAAGTAGGAGAGGCGCAAGGATTTGATATCACTTACTGGAATAACACGATATTCTCGTTAGAAAAGGAATTGGGTTATAAAGAAGTGGTGATTGAAAACACAAGAATTCATCCTAAAACGCCTACACTTAGTCACGCAAGAAAAAGGGTAGAACTTGCGCTTTCGCGAAAGCGTGAAAAGGATAATGTCTATCCTACCTATCGTTTTCCATTACAGTGGAATGGTATAAAGAAGGCCGTAAAAAGTGCTTTTGTAAAGTATCACGAAACCTTTAGTGCTACACCAAAGGGTTGGCAACGCATAATGAACCAAATGCAAGCCGCCGAAAGGTCTACTGTTCGTTACAAGGAGCTTAAAGCACAACTAGAAGAACACCGTCCAGATATTGTTTTTTGCACCACACAGCGCGCTACACAGGCCATTGCACCTATACTAGCGGCGCAGGACCTTGGGATAAAAACGGCGTGCTGGATATACAGTTGGGACAACCTACCTAAGGGAATGACCACGATAGAGACGGATTACTATTTTGTATGGTCTGAGTTGATGAAGGAGCAGCTCTTACAGTATTACCCAAAAACAAGAGCAGAACAAATATTTGTAACGGGAACTCCACAGTTTGAGCCTCATTATGATAAGGATTTATTGCTTTCGCGAAAGCAATTTTGTCTAGAGCACAACCTTAGCGAAGAGACACGATACATTTGCTTTTCTGGGGATGATCAAACCACGTCACCACTGGATCAATATTATCTAGAAGACACGGCAATTGCTGTGCGCAAGTTGAGAGAGGAAGGTGAAGATGTAGCTATTGTATATAGAAAGGTTCCTATAGATTTTTCGGGTAGATATGATGAGGTTTTGGCTGAGTATAGTGATGTCATAACACCTATAGACCCTTTGTGGAAACCTATGGGCTCACAATGGAATCAAGTAATGCCTACTAAAGAAGATTTTGCTTTACTAGTAAATAATTGTCACCACTGCGAGCTTGTGGTAAACATATGCTCGAGTATGGTGTTTGACTTTGTGGTTCACGATAAGCCTACTATTTACCCTAATTATGAGCAGCCACAACTTAAGAAAGGAATACGTGACATAGGGCAGAACTATAAATACGTCCACTTCCGTTCTATGCCAGATTATGATACAAGTGTCACTTGGGCAATGAATAAAGAGGAGATTTATGATGGAATTAAGGGCTTACTTAATGGTAGTCTTAATCCAGTGCCTGTCACAAAAAAGTGGTTTGGGATTGTAAATAAACCAGAACAGCCAGAGAAGGCAAGTGAGCGTATTTGGGAGGGTGTAAATCAAATTCTTGGTTAA
- a CDS encoding MBOAT family O-acyltransferase — MLFNSFEYLFFLPLVFTIYWFLLKNTVKGQNIFVLLVSYLFYGWWDWRFLALIAFSTLVDYVVGLKMSREHSQTRKKGLLIVSLTINLGLLGFFKYYNFFVDSWISAFDTLGVSMHKSTLDIILPVGISFYTFQTLSYTIDIYRGKLRSTLSLINFAAYISFFPQLVAGPIERATNLLPQFVKKRVFNEEKAISGVNLIIWGLFQKVVIADSCAPYVDAIFGGYQEVNSLSLALGAVYFAFQIYGDFAGYSNIAIGSARLLGFDLMRNFNYPYFSRDMAEFWRRWHISLSTWFRDYVYIPLGGSRGTKVNQLRNVLIIFLVSGLWHGANWTFVFWGALHALFFIPILLSKSNRKNLDQVAHNTILPNFKEILQMLCTFILACIAWVFFRADGVKIAGRYLYRLFTDLTFDIEFISNDRYTVELLLLIAIFIIIEWIHKRYEHPFQGKCKFVKLAFILLLIFTQGAYSNPNDFIYFQF; from the coding sequence ATGCTTTTTAATTCTTTTGAATATCTCTTTTTTCTCCCACTGGTCTTTACGATTTACTGGTTCTTATTAAAGAACACTGTAAAAGGTCAAAATATATTTGTTCTTCTTGTAAGTTATTTGTTTTATGGATGGTGGGACTGGCGGTTTCTCGCGCTAATAGCCTTCAGCACACTTGTAGACTATGTTGTGGGGCTTAAAATGTCTCGAGAGCATTCTCAAACAAGAAAAAAGGGACTTTTAATCGTATCCTTAACTATCAATCTTGGGCTTTTAGGGTTCTTTAAATACTATAACTTTTTTGTAGATAGTTGGATTTCGGCTTTTGATACATTAGGAGTCTCAATGCATAAAAGTACACTGGATATAATTTTACCTGTAGGAATCTCTTTTTATACTTTTCAAACACTTAGTTATACAATTGATATTTATAGAGGCAAATTAAGGTCTACATTAAGTTTAATAAATTTTGCAGCTTATATATCCTTTTTTCCGCAGCTTGTTGCGGGTCCTATAGAACGCGCCACAAATTTATTGCCGCAGTTTGTAAAGAAGCGAGTATTTAATGAAGAAAAAGCAATCTCAGGTGTTAACCTTATTATCTGGGGTTTATTTCAAAAGGTTGTTATTGCAGATAGTTGTGCTCCTTATGTAGATGCTATTTTTGGGGGTTATCAAGAGGTTAATTCGCTTAGTTTGGCCCTTGGTGCGGTATACTTTGCTTTTCAGATTTATGGAGACTTTGCGGGATATTCAAATATAGCCATAGGCTCTGCCCGATTACTTGGGTTTGATTTGATGCGCAATTTTAACTACCCTTATTTTTCTAGAGATATGGCTGAGTTCTGGCGAAGATGGCATATTTCCTTATCTACTTGGTTTCGTGATTATGTATATATTCCTCTGGGAGGGTCAAGAGGAACAAAAGTAAATCAATTGAGAAATGTCCTTATAATTTTTCTAGTGAGTGGCCTTTGGCACGGTGCAAACTGGACCTTTGTATTCTGGGGAGCGTTACACGCGTTATTTTTCATACCCATACTACTCTCTAAATCTAATAGAAAGAATCTAGATCAAGTTGCACATAATACTATATTGCCTAATTTTAAAGAGATACTGCAGATGCTATGTACATTTATTCTAGCCTGTATAGCCTGGGTGTTTTTTAGAGCAGATGGGGTGAAAATAGCTGGAAGATATTTGTATAGACTTTTTACCGACTTAACTTTTGATATTGAATTTATATCAAATGATAGATATACAGTAGAGCTATTGTTGTTAATAGCTATTTTTATAATAATAGAGTGGATTCACAAAAGATATGAACATCCTTTTCAAGGCAAGTGTAAGTTTGTGAAATTAGCCTTTATACTACTATTAATTTTTACTCAAGGGGCATATTCTAACCCGAATGACTTTATATATTTTCAGTTTTAA
- a CDS encoding acylneuraminate cytidylyltransferase: protein MRKIGFIPLRKGSKGIPGKNKKKLLGRPLFCWALGEAIASQLDTIYIFTDDDDIITFVHKEYHWTDKVKTIKRSEESATDAASTEMGMLEFVNGLEEPFDIVCLLQATSPFTTSVDINACIDKVQSGANYDSALTVVNTHRFTWYEDGTPKNYDVFNRPRRQDFEGLLIENGACYVTTISAFRESKNRISGNIATVQMPEDSLTEIDTLTDWKIAEELLAARLKAKKQSNRITHLILDVDGVFTDGCIYYGAEGELMKKFDMRDGMGLEILRQYNVEVMVMTSEDSQVVASRMKKLKIKDVFMGVKDKYSLLSRIVTDRGLSFSNIAYIGDDVNDMANICVAGWSFTPANATMPIKNHADVILKNNSAEGAIREACDFIIKYNNRYE, encoded by the coding sequence ATGAGAAAAATAGGATTTATCCCCTTGCGCAAAGGCTCAAAGGGCATACCAGGTAAAAATAAAAAGAAGCTGCTAGGCCGTCCTTTATTTTGCTGGGCGCTTGGTGAGGCAATTGCATCTCAACTAGACACCATTTATATTTTTACAGATGATGATGATATCATCACTTTTGTTCATAAGGAATACCACTGGACAGACAAGGTAAAGACCATAAAACGTAGCGAAGAAAGCGCTACAGATGCAGCTTCTACGGAGATGGGAATGCTAGAGTTTGTAAATGGTCTAGAAGAGCCTTTTGATATAGTATGCTTATTGCAAGCAACCTCTCCTTTTACTACTTCGGTAGATATAAATGCGTGCATAGATAAAGTGCAGTCGGGAGCAAATTATGATTCGGCACTTACGGTTGTAAATACGCATCGTTTTACTTGGTATGAAGACGGTACACCAAAAAATTATGACGTTTTTAATCGCCCACGTAGACAAGATTTTGAAGGCTTACTTATAGAGAATGGAGCTTGTTATGTGACTACAATTAGCGCTTTTCGCGAAAGCAAAAACAGAATAAGCGGTAACATCGCCACAGTACAAATGCCTGAAGATAGCCTCACAGAGATAGATACACTCACAGACTGGAAAATAGCAGAAGAATTACTAGCTGCTCGTTTAAAAGCTAAGAAACAAAGCAACCGTATCACCCATCTTATACTTGATGTAGATGGCGTTTTTACAGATGGTTGTATTTATTATGGTGCAGAGGGCGAACTTATGAAAAAGTTTGATATGCGCGATGGTATGGGGCTAGAGATATTGAGACAGTACAACGTTGAGGTGATGGTAATGACCTCAGAAGACTCACAGGTTGTGGCTTCTAGAATGAAGAAGCTCAAAATTAAAGACGTCTTTATGGGCGTAAAAGATAAATACAGTCTGCTTTCTAGAATCGTAACTGATAGGGGGCTATCATTTTCAAACATTGCCTATATAGGTGATGATGTAAATGATATGGCAAATATTTGTGTAGCAGGATGGTCATTTACCCCAGCTAATGCGACAATGCCTATCAAAAATCACGCAGACGTAATACTAAAGAATAATAGTGCAGAAGGAGCCATACGCGAGGCCTGTGACTTTATTATAAAATATAACAATAGATATGAGTAA